The following coding sequences lie in one Rutidosis leptorrhynchoides isolate AG116_Rl617_1_P2 chromosome 6, CSIRO_AGI_Rlap_v1, whole genome shotgun sequence genomic window:
- the LOC139852250 gene encoding homeobox-leucine zipper protein ATHB-8-like produces the protein MMAVSSACKEDPMGLDNGKYVRYTPEQVEALERLYHDCPKPSSLRRQQLIRDCPILSNIEPKQIKVWFQNRRCREKQRKEASRLQAVNRKLSAMNKLLMEENDRLQKQVSNLVYENGYFRQQTQNTALVTTDTSCESVVTSGQHHLSPQHPPRDASPAGLLSIAEETLTEFLSKATGTAVEWVQMPGMKPGPDSNGIIAISHGCTGVASRACGLVGLEPSRVAEILKDRPSWYRDCRAVDVLNVLATGTNGTIELLYMQLYAPTTLAPARDFWLLRYTSALDDGSLVVCERSLNNTQNGPTMPPVPHFVRAKILPSGYLIRPCDGGGSIIHIVDHVDLESGSVPEVLRPLYESSTLLAQRTTLAAFRHLRQISQEISQPMVTSWGRRPAALRALGQRMSRGFNEAINGYSDEGWSLVESDGVDDVTVLVNSNLDKVMGATPIFSDGFPSINNAVLCAKASMLLQNVPPAILIRFLREHRSEWADSSIDGYSAASVKGGPCGLPLTRSGSFGGQVILPLAHTIEHEEFMEVIKLENMSHYRAEDMLAPGDIFFLQLCSGVDENAVSTSAELICAPIDASFTDDAPLLPSGFRIIPINSGSNSQNPTRDLASTLEVGPPGKRTSADYLSQSGPTKSVMTIAFQFAFEIHLQENIAAMARQYVRNVISSVQRVALALSPSPFGPRSLRAPSGTPEAHLLSRWICQSFRCFLGEELFKTVDQRSDSMLKTLWHHSDAIMCCSLKALPDFTFANQAGLDMLETTLVSLQDITLDKIFDGGGGRTTNVCSELPHILQQGFACLPGGVCLTSMGRPVSYERAVAWKVLNDEENPHCIAFVFVNWSFV, from the exons ATGATGGCGGTGAGTTCAGCTTGCAAAGAGGATCCAATGGGGTTAGATAATGGGAAATATGTTAGGTACACACCGGAACAAGTTGAAGCTTTAGAAAGATTATATCATGATTGCCCAAAACCAAGTTCACTTCGCCGGCAACAACTCATCAGGGACTGCCCAATTCTGTCAAACATTGAGCCTAAACAGATCAAAGTTTGGTTTCAGAATAGAAG ATGTAGGGAAAAGCAAAGAAAAGAAGCATCAAGGCTGCAAGCTGTGAACCGAAAGTTATCAGCaatgaataagttattaatggAGGAAAATGATAGGTTGCAGAAGCAAGTTTCTAACTTGGTGTATGAAAACGGCTATTTTCGTCAGCAGACTCAAAAC ACGGCGCTCGTCACCACGGACACGAGTTGTGAATCGGTAGTGACGAGCGGTCAACACCACTTGAGTCCTCAACATCCACCAAGGGATGCTAGTCCTGCAGG GCTTTTGTCCATTGCAGAGGAAACTTTAACAGAGTTTTTATCAAAGGCAACTGGGACTGCTGTGGAGTGGGTCCAAATGCCTGGGATGAAG CCTGGTCCGGATTCCAATGGAATCATTGCTATATCTCATGGTTGCACCGGTGTTGCATCACGTGCATGTGGTCTTGTTGGTCTTGAACCTTCAAGA GTTGCTGAAATCCTCAAAGATCGGCCATCATGGTATCGTGATTGCCGAGCTGTCGATGTTCTCAACGTGCTCGCAACCGGGACTAATGGAACCATCGAGCTGCTTTACATGCAG CTGTATGCACCAACTACTTTAGCACCAGCACGTGACTTCTGGTTACTGCGTTATACATCTGCTTTGGATGACGGTAGCCTAGTG GTTTGTGAAAGATCATTGAACAACACTCAAAACGGCCCTACTATGCCACCGGTGCCTCATTTTGTTAGAGCCAAAATTCTGCCAAGTGGGTACCTCATACGACCTTGCGATGGTGGTGGCTCGATTATTCACATAGTTGACCATGTTGACTTAGAG TCGGGAAGCGTCCCAGAAGTTTTACGACCTTTATATGAATCATCAACATTACTTGCTCAAAGAACCACACTCGCG gcTTTTCGGCATCTGAGACAGATTTCACAAGAAATTTCGCAACCCATGGTCACTAGTTGGGGTAGACGACCGGCTGCTCTTCGTGCACTCGGTCAAAGAATGAGCAG AGGATTTAATGAAGCCATTAATGGTTACTCGGATGAGGGTTGGTCTTTGGTAGAAAGTGATGGAGTTGATGACGTAACCGTTCTTGTTAACTCAAATCTTGATAAGGTAATGGGTGCGACGCCGATATTTTCCGATGGATTTCCGTCAATTAACAATGCCGTGCTATGTGCTAAAGCGTCTATGCTCTTACAA AATGTGCCTCCTGCAATACTAATAAGATTCTTGCGAGAACACCGATCAGAATGGGCGGATAGTAGTATCGATGGCTACTCGGCTGCTTCAGTTAAAGGCGGCCCTTGTGGCCTACCGTTAACTAGAAGTGGAAGCTTTGGTGGTCAGGTCATTCTTCCGTTGGCTCATACCATCGAGCATGAAGAG TTTATGGAGGTCATTAAGCTTGAAAATATGTCTCATTATAGAGCTGAAGACATGCTCGCGCCTGGTGATATCTTCTTTTTGCAA CTTTGTAGTGGAGTCGATGAGAATGCGGTCAGCACTTCGGCTGAACTTATTTGTGCTCCAATTGACGCCTCGTTCACCGATGATGCACCTCTTCTTCCTTCTGGTTTCCGTATAATCCCGATTAATAGTGGATCG AATTCTCAGAATCCTACGCGTGACCTTGCATCTACGCTTGAGGTGGGCCCACCTGGCAAACGGACGTCTGCAGATTACCTCAGTCAATCTGGACCCACAAAGTCTGTTATGACCATCGCGTTTCAGTTTGCTTTCGAGATTCATCTTCAAGAAAACATAGCCGCAATGGCTAGACAATATGTGCGCAACGTCATATCATCCGTCCAAAGGGTCGCACTCGCACTCTCGCCGTCGCCTTTCGGCCCGCGAAGTCTACGAGCGCCATCTGGCACCCCTGAAGCTCATCTGCTATCTCGTTGGATATGTCAAAGCTTTCG TTGCTTTCTTGGTGAAGAACTTTTTAAAACGGTTGATCAACGAAGTGATTCGATGCTCAAAACACTTTGGCATCATTCAGATGCCATCATGTGTTGCTCCTTAAAG GCCTTGCCAGATTTCACGTTTGCGAATCAAGCAGGGTTAGATATGCTTGAAACAACGTTAGTTTCGCTTCAAGATATTACTCTCGACAAGATCTTCGATGGAGGCGGTGGAAGAACGACTAATGTTTGCTCTGAGCTCCCACATATTCTACAACAG GGTTTTGCGTGTCTCCCGGGAGGGGTTTGCTTGACGAGCATGGGGAGACCTGTATCGTATGAACGAGCAGTAGCTTGGAAGGTATTGAACGATGAAGAAAACCCTCATTGCATAGCGTTCGTGTTCGTTAACTGGTCTTTTGTTTGA
- the LOC139851671 gene encoding NADP-dependent malic enzyme-like, translating to MANDGDQLVTPWNMSISSGHNLLRDPRHNKGLAFTEKEREAHYLTGLLPPTISTQELQEKKVMHILRQYEVPLQRYIAMIDLQERNERLFYKLLVDNVEELLPIVYTPTVGEACQKFGSIFRRPQGLYISLNDKGHVLEVLRNWPEKNIQVIVVTDGERILGLGDLGCQGMGIPVGKLSLYTALGGVRPSACLPITIDVGTNNEKLLNDEFYIGLKQNRARGEAYDELLEEFMTAVKCNYGEKILIQFEDFANHNAFSLLNKYRTSYLVFNDDIQGTASVVLAGLLSALKVLGGTLSDHTFLFLGAGEAGTGIAELIALQISTKTGASVEEARKKIWLVDSKGLVVSSRKESLQHFKLPWAHEHEPINNLLDAVKEIKPSVLIGTSGVGRQFTQEVIEAMSSINEKPLIMALSNPTSQAECTAEEAYTWSKGQAIFASGSPFKPVTYEDKVFVPGQANNAYIFPGFGLGLIMCGATRVHDDLLLAASEGLASQVTEQDFAKGLIYPPFSCIRKISAHIAATVADKAYELGLASLLPKPNDLVTFAESCMYSPIYPNYR from the exons ATGGCAAACGATGGAGATCAACTTGTTACTCCTTGGAATATGTCTATCTCCAG TGGTCACAATTTGTTGCGAGACCCACGCCATAACAAAGGGCTAGCATTCACCGAAAAAGAAAGAGAGGCGCATTACTTAACCGGCCTTCTTCCTCCCACCATATCAACTCAAGAGCTTCAA GAGAAAAAAGTGATGCACATACTTCGTCAATATGAGGTTCCTTTGCAAAGATACATAGCTATGATCGATCTACAG GAGAGAAACGAGCGATTGTTTTACAAGCTTCTAGTCGACAATGTAGAGGAACTACTCCCAATCGTTTACACACCAACTGTCGGTGAAGCTTGCCAGAAATTTGGAAGCATTTTTCGTCGCCCTCAAGGACTTTACATCTCTTTAAATGACAA AGGACATGTTCTTGAGGTGCTAAGAAACTGGCCCGAAAAAAATATCCAAGTTATCGTTGTTACCGATGGTGAGCGTATATTGGGTCTAGGAGATCTCGGTTGCCAGGGTATGGGGATACCAGTCGGAAAACTTTCTTTATACACCGCACTAGGAGGAGTTCGTCCTTCAGCT TGTTTACCAATAACCATTGATGTTGGCACCAACAACGAAAAGTTGCTTAACGACGAGTTTTACATTGGTCTaaaacaaaaccgagcaagaggggAAGCTTACGACGAATTGTTAGAGGAATTCATGACTGCTGTTAAGTGCAACTATGGAGAAAAAATTCTTATCCAGTTTGAAGATTTCGCAAACCATAATGCATTTTCGTTACTTAACAAATACCGAACAAGTTATCTTGTGTTTAACGACGACATACAG GGTACAGCGTCTGTGGTTCTTGCGGGTTTGCTTTCGGCTCTCAAAGTACTCGGTGGGACCCTTTCTGATCATACATTCTTATTTCTAGGTGCCGGAGAG GCTGGTACGGGTATAGCAGAACTTATCGCACTCCAAATATCAACGAAAACAGGTGCCAGCGTGGAAGAAGCTCGTAAAAAGATTTGGCTTGTTGACTCAAAG GGATTGGTCGTGAGTTCACGTAAAGAGTCACTTCAACATTTTAAGCTTCCATGGGCTCACGAACATGAACCGATTAACAATCTGTTAGATGCAGTAAAG GAGATCAAACCATCTGTACTAATAGGAACATCTGGTGTCGGGAGACAATTTACTCAAGAAGTTATTGAGGCAATGTCATCTATTAACGAG AAACCTCTCATTATGGCTCTATCGAATCCAACCTCACAAGCAGAGTGTACTGCAGAAGAAGCATATACATGGAGCAAG GGTCAAGCTATTTTTGCTAGTGGAAGCCCATTTAAACCTGTGACGTACGAAGACAAAGTATTCGTGCCTGGCCAG GCAAACAACGCTTACATATTCCCAGGGTTCGGGTTGGGATTGATCATGTGTGGTGCAACTCGTGTCCACGACGATTTGCTTTTGGCGGCAT CTGAAGGTTTGgcatcacaagtaacagaacaagACTTTGCAAAGGGGCTTATATATCCACCATTTTCCTGTATCCGAAAGATATCGGCACATATTGCAGCGACTGTTGCTGACAAGGCCTATGAACTTG GTCTGGCTTCTCTTCTTCCAAAACCTAACGATCTCGTTACATTCGCAGAGAGCTGCATGTATTCACCAATCTACCCTAACTATCGCTAA
- the LOC139855555 gene encoding uncharacterized protein isoform X2: MTDMDQKITETLKKMNDLRDKADEAGASANVLEKQEAEIELSCSEECARLQVEVSELEEMIHSDDYSESFTQLVDRSLANAVERLNLAKMDLASKLREITSLKRQRDDVPVQAELIQYERRFSELNVHIQGKLRQTRKYYATYNALLEIKELMLKETSLLNSVSSQLQDALKSPAGRATLTSSMDGISKSIQQKLQNVQVTLQAEQLAREALKKKHAAANLEKRRCYSLLKSFQEECTKNERLRNQTPEFHL; the protein is encoded by the exons ATGACAGATATG GATCAAAAGATAACAGAAACATTGAAGAAGATGAATGATTTGAGAGATAAAGCTGACGAAGCTGGTGCTAGTGCTAAT GTTCTTGAGAAGCAAGAAGCTGAAATTGAGCTAAGTTGCAGTGAAGAATGTGCTAGACTGCAAGTGGAGGTTAGTGAATTGGAAGAGATGATACATAGCGATGATTACAGTGAGAGTTTTACGCAACTTGTTGATCGATCATTGGCTAATGCTGTTGAGAGATTAAATTTAGCAAAAATG GACCTTGCTTCAAAATTAAGGGAAATTACATCATTAAAGCGACAACGTGATGACGTCCCGGTACAAGCGGAGCTCATCCA ATATGAACGGCGGTTTTCAGAACTTAATGTTCACATCCAG GGAAAGCTTCGGCAAACTCGTAAATACTATGCTACATATAATGCTTTGTTGGAAATAAAAGAGTTAATGCTAAAAGAAACGTCCTTGTTGAACTCCGTGAGCTCTCAG TTACAAGATGCTCTTAAGAGTCCTGCGGGCCGTGCAACGTTGACCAGTTCCATGGATGGAATTTCAAAGAGTATTCAACAG AAGCTTCAAAATGTGCAAGTTACGCTGCAAGCAGAGCAACTTGCACGTGAAGCTTTGAAGAAAAAGCATGCAGCAGCAAATTTGGAGAAAAGGCGTTGCTACTCTCTTTTAAAGTCGTTTCAA GAAGAATGCACGAAGAATGAGAGACTTCGCAATCAAACTCCAGAATTTCACTTATAG
- the LOC139855555 gene encoding uncharacterized protein isoform X1: protein MTDMDQKITETLKKMNDLRDKADEAGASANVQTLLSLLDTLQVLEKQEAEIELSCSEECARLQVEVSELEEMIHSDDYSESFTQLVDRSLANAVERLNLAKMDLASKLREITSLKRQRDDVPVQAELIQYERRFSELNVHIQGKLRQTRKYYATYNALLEIKELMLKETSLLNSVSSQLQDALKSPAGRATLTSSMDGISKSIQQKLQNVQVTLQAEQLAREALKKKHAAANLEKRRCYSLLKSFQEECTKNERLRNQTPEFHL from the exons ATGACAGATATG GATCAAAAGATAACAGAAACATTGAAGAAGATGAATGATTTGAGAGATAAAGCTGACGAAGCTGGTGCTAGTGCTAATGTACAAACCTTACTTTCACTTCTAGATACATTACAG GTTCTTGAGAAGCAAGAAGCTGAAATTGAGCTAAGTTGCAGTGAAGAATGTGCTAGACTGCAAGTGGAGGTTAGTGAATTGGAAGAGATGATACATAGCGATGATTACAGTGAGAGTTTTACGCAACTTGTTGATCGATCATTGGCTAATGCTGTTGAGAGATTAAATTTAGCAAAAATG GACCTTGCTTCAAAATTAAGGGAAATTACATCATTAAAGCGACAACGTGATGACGTCCCGGTACAAGCGGAGCTCATCCA ATATGAACGGCGGTTTTCAGAACTTAATGTTCACATCCAG GGAAAGCTTCGGCAAACTCGTAAATACTATGCTACATATAATGCTTTGTTGGAAATAAAAGAGTTAATGCTAAAAGAAACGTCCTTGTTGAACTCCGTGAGCTCTCAG TTACAAGATGCTCTTAAGAGTCCTGCGGGCCGTGCAACGTTGACCAGTTCCATGGATGGAATTTCAAAGAGTATTCAACAG AAGCTTCAAAATGTGCAAGTTACGCTGCAAGCAGAGCAACTTGCACGTGAAGCTTTGAAGAAAAAGCATGCAGCAGCAAATTTGGAGAAAAGGCGTTGCTACTCTCTTTTAAAGTCGTTTCAA GAAGAATGCACGAAGAATGAGAGACTTCGCAATCAAACTCCAGAATTTCACTTATAG